The following nucleotide sequence is from Saimiri boliviensis isolate mSaiBol1 chromosome 6, mSaiBol1.pri, whole genome shotgun sequence.
AACAATGCCCCCACAGGCGCTTTGCTGCCCAGCGTCTGACTCACAGAAAGTATCAGGACTCTGCAGAGAGGAAAATGGTGTCTGTGAGGTGGAGCTGGGCACCTGTGAAGTCATTTCAAAGATTCTTGCAAAGCAGCTGACCTTCTTCCTAGGATCTAGGACCAGGCTGCAAAGTCATTCCCACACTGTGGCCACTCTGAAGACACTGATGGACACTGAGGGGCAGCACAGCCGCGTGTCACATGAGAACAGACAGAAATAGGGTGGCCAAGATCTCAAGAGAGTGAAGACAGgtgagaggaggagaaagagcaaaagagagGCTCAGAGGCTCACAGAAGGCTCAGGAGTGGGGTCTGGAGGCCGGCGTGGCCGGGGGAGCTCAGGGCACAGACGGGCCGGCAAGGTACTCACCAGAACCACTTCAGAGCTGCGGGAGCTGAAGACATCATGGGTCCAAGTCTGGCCAGGCTCGGGGGACCGGTCGCCCTTGCGGTGCAGCTTCAGGCCCACTGTGTGGTGCCCCATGGTGTTCAGCAGCTGGGTCACCTCTCCCGACTGCAGGTTGTCAAAGTAGATGGTGGCACCCACAATCTGGTCCCCTGAGCAGGGAAGAGCAGGAAGCAGGTGAGGCCCACAGAGCTTCAGGGAAACAGCACACAGCCACCACACACTGCACACCAGACTGACTTCATCTCATGACCACCCTGCAAGGTGGACATGGCAATACCCATTGTACAGGCGtggaaactaaggcttagaaaGGCCAACTCATTGGCCGGgcgcaatgactcatgcctgtagtcccagcactttgggagaccaaggtgggtgaataacccaaggtcaggagttcgagaccagcctgaccaacatggagaaaccccatgtctactaaaaatacaaaaattagccaggtgtggtagtgtacacctgtaataccagctactcaggaggctgaggcaggagaatcgcttgaacccgggaggcagaggttgcagtgagccaagatggagccactgcagtccaacctgggcaccCAAATCTGCAGAGCTAGTGGGTGGGAGCCAGGTGTAAGGTCTCCACTACCCCCACACAACTGCCTCCCCTGAGGACCACAAGTGACAGACACAGAGTGACCAAGGGAGGGCAGGGCTTGGGTACCAACCACCCTGATGCCACTGGGAACGGGCCCTTCGCAGTCACTTGCCCATTTCTGCCTgctccctgcccttccctcctACACCCCCACTTACCCCCAACCTTCAGCACCCAGTCCGCACCCTGGGATGACTCACCCTCCTTGACCACCCCAGTGCGGGCCGCAGGGGAGTTCTGCATCACCTCCTGCACAAAGACGCCGTCATCCCTCTGGGCGATGGTCAGCCCGTGGGAGCCACTACCCTGCCAGTTGGGCAGCAGCAGCTCCCGAGttgtctcctcctccttctccatctgcaACGAGGTGAGGAAGTGGAGCTGGG
It contains:
- the AHNAK gene encoding neuroblast differentiation-associated protein AHNAK isoform X3 — translated: MEKEEETTRELLLPNWQGSGSHGLTIAQRDDGVFVQEVMQNSPAARTGVVKEGDQIVGATIYFDNLQSGEVTQLLNTMGHHTVGLKLHRKGDRSPEPGQTWTHDVFSSRSSEVVLNTPQPSALECKDRNKQKEATSQAGAVSVSTPNAGL
- the AHNAK gene encoding neuroblast differentiation-associated protein AHNAK isoform X2, which encodes MEKEEETTRELLLPNWQGSGSHGLTIAQRDDGVFVQEVMQNSPAARTGVVKEGDQIVGATIYFDNLQSGEVTQLLNTMGHHTVGLKLHRKGDRSPEPGQTWTHDVFSSRSSEVVLNTPQPSALECKDRNKQKEATSQAGAVSVSTPNAEEETEA